A genomic stretch from Juglans microcarpa x Juglans regia isolate MS1-56 chromosome 3S, Jm3101_v1.0, whole genome shotgun sequence includes:
- the LOC121257565 gene encoding probable RNA-dependent RNA polymerase 1 isoform X1, with translation MMILIKAWDSNFDIILEPRIFLHSMDNIVLRFGNQVSRDNFSVLWKQEGVFGKFDFKMRRLYFFFSHLSVEYKFEISYANIGKIELRRPCGQATKFLLIQLFGAPRVFEKDVSDGQCFEWVRGVDFTPSCCIGQSYTLCLELPNKLQLPELHIDFVHYKENEDQLELMEGSPFSCSSGLVPIVNPPTGFDLPYNILFKINSLIQHGCVPGPAIDDDFYRLVDPKRIKVENIEFALDKIFHLKDCCYEPVKWLKEQYERYAIPTRLPRTTAISLDDGLVYVHRVRITPSKVYFCGPEVNLSNRVLRNYPEDIDNFLRVSFVDEDLDKLRSMALSLQASSTNEDKATKVYERIISTLRNGIVIGDKKFEFLALSSDYALDNSIWMFASRPGLTAADIREWMGDFQDIKNVAKYCSNLRQSFCSSRETSIVGRDEIEVILDIEVTRGEVTYCFSDGVGKISEELACKVATKLGCSFIPSAFQIQYGGYKGVVAVDPTSSVKLSLRKSMFRYKSFHTKLDVLAWSKFEPCFLNRQIITLLSYLGVKDEAFQKRQWEAIDLLNAMLTDPLRAQEALEMMFSEDITKVLKEMLLCDYKPDAEPFLSMMLQTFHASKLMDMRFRTWIFNPNGRFMMGCLDETRTLEYGQVFLQVSRFSRQLCNQSSHMFTTSTSNPNKYILEGELVVARNASLHPGDVRVLKAVNVPALHHMVDCVVFPKKGKRPHPNESSGSNLDGDMYFVSWDRDLIPPLQIQPMEYIAAPSTQVDHDVTIKEEEEYFTNHMVKDNLGIIRMFHTVFADREPHRVMSHECMELAKLHSIAIDFPKTGIATEIPPHLCINEYPDFMKKPNKRTYRSRYVIGKLFREVEAIAPRTSPVKAFTLESAKLRYDPDMEVDGFEDFLNDAFRNKTEYDYKLGNLMDYYGIKTEAEILSGNVLKMSKHFDRKRDLDAIKYAVQSLRMEARNWFNEGSDANSTDNAKAKASAWYHVTYHYTYWGSYNEGMNRAHFLSFAWCVYDQLMQIKRDKLSVKALHLPLPEHQFRRHRDRSINETKFIFRQKSHRHRNEIRHDSYRQ, from the exons ATGATGATTTTGA TTAAAGCTTGGGACTCAAACTTTGATATTATACTAGAGCCAAGGATCTTTCTACACAGCATGGATAATATAGTGTTGCGCTTTGGAAATCAGGTTTCGAGGGATAATTTTTCTGTGCTCTGGAAGCAGGAAGGTGTCTTTGGGAAATTTGATTTCAAGATGAGAAgattgtatttctttttctcccatcTTTCCGTTGAGTACAAGTTTGAAATCTCCTATGCGAACATTGGGAAGATTGAGCTACGTCGACCATGTGGTCAGGCAACAAAGTTTCTTCTCATTCAG TTATTTGGAGCTCCAAGGGTTTTTGAGAAAGATGTATCAGATGGTCAATGTTTTGAGTGGGTTCGTGGAGTTGATTTCACTCCATCCTGCTGTATTGGCCAATCTTATACTCTATGTTTGGAGCTTCCAAATAAGCTCCAGCTTCCAGAATTGCACATTGATTTTGTccattataaagaaaatgaagaccAACTTGAAttgatggaaggttctcctttCTCATGCAGTTCAGGTCTTGTGCCCATTGTGAATCCACCCACAGGCTTTGACCTTCCatataatatcttatttaaGATCAATTCCTTAATTCAGCATGGGTGTGTTCCTGGGCCAGCAATTGATGATGATTTTTATCGGTTGGTCGATCCTAAGAGAATCAAAGTTGAGAACATAGAATTTGCCCTggacaaaatttttcatctaaaagaTTGCTGCTATGAACCTGTGAAATGGCTCAAGGAGCAGTACGAAAGATATGCCATACCGACACGACTTCCAAGAACTACTGCTATTTCTTTGGATGATGGGCTCGTATACGTACACAGGGTTCGAATTACTCCATCTAAAGTCTACTTCTGTGGTCCAGAGGTGAATCTCTCCAACAGGGTCTTGCGCAATTATCCTGAAGATATTGATAATTTTCTGCGTGTTTCTTTTGTTGATGAGGACTTGGATAAACTTCGATCAATGGCTTTATCTTTACAAGCATCTTCTACAAATGAGGACAAGGCAACCAAAGTTTATGAGAGGATAATATCCACCTTAAGAAATGGCATAGTAATCGGTGATAAGAAGTTTGAGTTTCTTGCCCTTTCATCTGATTATGCACTTGATAATTCTATTTGGATGTTTGCTTCAAGACCTGGCTTGACTGCAGCAGACATCAGAGAGTGGATGGGTGATTTTCAAGATATCAAGAATGTGGCAAAATATTGTTCCAATCTGCGTCAATCTTTTTGCTCTTCTAGAGAAACTTCCATTGTTGGCAGAGATGAAATTGAAGTTATTCTCGATATAGAAGTTACTAGGGGAGAAGTCACATATTGTTTCTCAGATGGCGTAGGGAAGATATCTGAAGAATTGGCTTGCAAAGTGGCAACAAAGTTAGGCTGCAGTTTTATTCCATCAGCATTTCAGATTCAATATGGTGGGTACAAAGGTGTTGTGGCTGTTGATCCGACATCATCGGTGAAGTTGTCATTGAGAAAAAGCATGTTCagatacaaatcatttcacacaAAACTCGATGTTTTGGCATGGAGTAAGTTTGAACCTTGTTTTCTAAATCGCCAGATAATCACTCTTCTGTCTTACCTTGGAGTGAAGGATGAAGCTTTTCAAAAAAGGCAATGGGAGGCTATAGATCTACTGAATGCCATGTTAACAGATCCGTTGAGAGCACAAGAGGCACTGGAGATGATGTTCTCAGAAGACATCACAAAAGTTTTGAAGGAAATGCTTTTATGTGATTACAAGCCAGATGCAGAACCATTTCTTTCAATGATGCTTCAAACATTCCATGCATCTAAGTTGATGGACATGAGGTTTAGAACTTGGATTTTTAATCCGAATGGGAGATTTATGATGGGATGCCTAGATGAAACCAGAACATTGGAATATGGTCAAGTATTTCTACAAGTTTCTCGCTTTAGTAGACAGCTTTGTAACCAGTCATCCCATATGTTTACTACCAGCACTTCAAACCCAAATAAGTACATCCTTGAAGGTGAGTTGGTTGTTGCTAGAAACGCTTCTCTACACCCGGGAGATGTGCGAGTCCTGAAAGCTGTTAATGTGCCAGCTCTACACCACATGGTGGATTGTgttgtttttccaaaaaaaggaaagag ACCTCATCCAAATGAATCTTCGGGAAGTAATTTGGATGGAGATATGTACTTTGTCTCTTGGGACCGTGATCTTATTCCTCCTCTTCAAATTCAACCAATGGAATATATTGCTGCACCAAGCACACAAGTTGATCATGATGTTACAATAAAG GAAGAAGAGGAGTATTTCACTAACCATATGGTCAAAGACAACTTAGGAATCATCAGAATGTTCCACACCGTTTTTGCAGACAGGGAGCCCCATAGGGTAATGAGCCATGAATGTATGGAGCTTGCGAAGCTACACTCAATTGCCATTGACTTCCCCAAAACTGGTATTGCAACTGAAATTCCTCCTCATCTATGCATCAACGAGTATCCCGATTTCATGAAAAAGCCTAATAAACGTACCTACAGATCGAGATATGTTATTGGAAAGCTTTTCCGAGAAGTGGAAGCCATTGCACCCCGCACAAGTCCTGTGAAAGCCTTCACTTTGGAATCAGCAAAACTGCGTTATGACCCTGACATGGAAGTAGACGGCTTTGAGGACTTCCTCAATGATGCTTTCAGAAACAAAACTGAGTATGATTACAAGTTGGGGAATTTGATGGATTATTACGGGATCAAAACTGAAGCTGAAATTCTCAGTGGTAATGTTTTGAAAATGTCAAAACATTTTGATAGGAAGAGGGATCTGGATGCAATTAAATATGCTGTACAGTCACTAAGAATGGAAGCCAGGAACTGGTTCAACGAGGGGAGTGATGCAAACAGTACTGACAATGCAAAAGCAAAAGCATCGGCATGGTATCATGTCACATATCATTATACTTATTGGGGCAGCTACAATGAGGGAATGAATAGAGCTCATTTCCTTAGTTTTGCATGGTGCGTCTATGACCAACTTATGCAAATCAAGAGGGATAAATTGAGCGTAAAGGCTTTACATTTGCCATTGCCTGAGCATCAATTCAGAAGGCATAGAGATAGATCCATCAATGAAACCAAGTTTATTTTTCGCCAAAAGAGCCATCGCCATCGAAACGAGATCAGGCATGATAGTTATCGCCAATGA
- the LOC121257565 gene encoding probable RNA-dependent RNA polymerase 1 isoform X2, translating into MDNIVLRFGNQVSRDNFSVLWKQEGVFGKFDFKMRRLYFFFSHLSVEYKFEISYANIGKIELRRPCGQATKFLLIQLFGAPRVFEKDVSDGQCFEWVRGVDFTPSCCIGQSYTLCLELPNKLQLPELHIDFVHYKENEDQLELMEGSPFSCSSGLVPIVNPPTGFDLPYNILFKINSLIQHGCVPGPAIDDDFYRLVDPKRIKVENIEFALDKIFHLKDCCYEPVKWLKEQYERYAIPTRLPRTTAISLDDGLVYVHRVRITPSKVYFCGPEVNLSNRVLRNYPEDIDNFLRVSFVDEDLDKLRSMALSLQASSTNEDKATKVYERIISTLRNGIVIGDKKFEFLALSSDYALDNSIWMFASRPGLTAADIREWMGDFQDIKNVAKYCSNLRQSFCSSRETSIVGRDEIEVILDIEVTRGEVTYCFSDGVGKISEELACKVATKLGCSFIPSAFQIQYGGYKGVVAVDPTSSVKLSLRKSMFRYKSFHTKLDVLAWSKFEPCFLNRQIITLLSYLGVKDEAFQKRQWEAIDLLNAMLTDPLRAQEALEMMFSEDITKVLKEMLLCDYKPDAEPFLSMMLQTFHASKLMDMRFRTWIFNPNGRFMMGCLDETRTLEYGQVFLQVSRFSRQLCNQSSHMFTTSTSNPNKYILEGELVVARNASLHPGDVRVLKAVNVPALHHMVDCVVFPKKGKRPHPNESSGSNLDGDMYFVSWDRDLIPPLQIQPMEYIAAPSTQVDHDVTIKEEEEYFTNHMVKDNLGIIRMFHTVFADREPHRVMSHECMELAKLHSIAIDFPKTGIATEIPPHLCINEYPDFMKKPNKRTYRSRYVIGKLFREVEAIAPRTSPVKAFTLESAKLRYDPDMEVDGFEDFLNDAFRNKTEYDYKLGNLMDYYGIKTEAEILSGNVLKMSKHFDRKRDLDAIKYAVQSLRMEARNWFNEGSDANSTDNAKAKASAWYHVTYHYTYWGSYNEGMNRAHFLSFAWCVYDQLMQIKRDKLSVKALHLPLPEHQFRRHRDRSINETKFIFRQKSHRHRNEIRHDSYRQ; encoded by the exons ATGGATAATATAGTGTTGCGCTTTGGAAATCAGGTTTCGAGGGATAATTTTTCTGTGCTCTGGAAGCAGGAAGGTGTCTTTGGGAAATTTGATTTCAAGATGAGAAgattgtatttctttttctcccatcTTTCCGTTGAGTACAAGTTTGAAATCTCCTATGCGAACATTGGGAAGATTGAGCTACGTCGACCATGTGGTCAGGCAACAAAGTTTCTTCTCATTCAG TTATTTGGAGCTCCAAGGGTTTTTGAGAAAGATGTATCAGATGGTCAATGTTTTGAGTGGGTTCGTGGAGTTGATTTCACTCCATCCTGCTGTATTGGCCAATCTTATACTCTATGTTTGGAGCTTCCAAATAAGCTCCAGCTTCCAGAATTGCACATTGATTTTGTccattataaagaaaatgaagaccAACTTGAAttgatggaaggttctcctttCTCATGCAGTTCAGGTCTTGTGCCCATTGTGAATCCACCCACAGGCTTTGACCTTCCatataatatcttatttaaGATCAATTCCTTAATTCAGCATGGGTGTGTTCCTGGGCCAGCAATTGATGATGATTTTTATCGGTTGGTCGATCCTAAGAGAATCAAAGTTGAGAACATAGAATTTGCCCTggacaaaatttttcatctaaaagaTTGCTGCTATGAACCTGTGAAATGGCTCAAGGAGCAGTACGAAAGATATGCCATACCGACACGACTTCCAAGAACTACTGCTATTTCTTTGGATGATGGGCTCGTATACGTACACAGGGTTCGAATTACTCCATCTAAAGTCTACTTCTGTGGTCCAGAGGTGAATCTCTCCAACAGGGTCTTGCGCAATTATCCTGAAGATATTGATAATTTTCTGCGTGTTTCTTTTGTTGATGAGGACTTGGATAAACTTCGATCAATGGCTTTATCTTTACAAGCATCTTCTACAAATGAGGACAAGGCAACCAAAGTTTATGAGAGGATAATATCCACCTTAAGAAATGGCATAGTAATCGGTGATAAGAAGTTTGAGTTTCTTGCCCTTTCATCTGATTATGCACTTGATAATTCTATTTGGATGTTTGCTTCAAGACCTGGCTTGACTGCAGCAGACATCAGAGAGTGGATGGGTGATTTTCAAGATATCAAGAATGTGGCAAAATATTGTTCCAATCTGCGTCAATCTTTTTGCTCTTCTAGAGAAACTTCCATTGTTGGCAGAGATGAAATTGAAGTTATTCTCGATATAGAAGTTACTAGGGGAGAAGTCACATATTGTTTCTCAGATGGCGTAGGGAAGATATCTGAAGAATTGGCTTGCAAAGTGGCAACAAAGTTAGGCTGCAGTTTTATTCCATCAGCATTTCAGATTCAATATGGTGGGTACAAAGGTGTTGTGGCTGTTGATCCGACATCATCGGTGAAGTTGTCATTGAGAAAAAGCATGTTCagatacaaatcatttcacacaAAACTCGATGTTTTGGCATGGAGTAAGTTTGAACCTTGTTTTCTAAATCGCCAGATAATCACTCTTCTGTCTTACCTTGGAGTGAAGGATGAAGCTTTTCAAAAAAGGCAATGGGAGGCTATAGATCTACTGAATGCCATGTTAACAGATCCGTTGAGAGCACAAGAGGCACTGGAGATGATGTTCTCAGAAGACATCACAAAAGTTTTGAAGGAAATGCTTTTATGTGATTACAAGCCAGATGCAGAACCATTTCTTTCAATGATGCTTCAAACATTCCATGCATCTAAGTTGATGGACATGAGGTTTAGAACTTGGATTTTTAATCCGAATGGGAGATTTATGATGGGATGCCTAGATGAAACCAGAACATTGGAATATGGTCAAGTATTTCTACAAGTTTCTCGCTTTAGTAGACAGCTTTGTAACCAGTCATCCCATATGTTTACTACCAGCACTTCAAACCCAAATAAGTACATCCTTGAAGGTGAGTTGGTTGTTGCTAGAAACGCTTCTCTACACCCGGGAGATGTGCGAGTCCTGAAAGCTGTTAATGTGCCAGCTCTACACCACATGGTGGATTGTgttgtttttccaaaaaaaggaaagag ACCTCATCCAAATGAATCTTCGGGAAGTAATTTGGATGGAGATATGTACTTTGTCTCTTGGGACCGTGATCTTATTCCTCCTCTTCAAATTCAACCAATGGAATATATTGCTGCACCAAGCACACAAGTTGATCATGATGTTACAATAAAG GAAGAAGAGGAGTATTTCACTAACCATATGGTCAAAGACAACTTAGGAATCATCAGAATGTTCCACACCGTTTTTGCAGACAGGGAGCCCCATAGGGTAATGAGCCATGAATGTATGGAGCTTGCGAAGCTACACTCAATTGCCATTGACTTCCCCAAAACTGGTATTGCAACTGAAATTCCTCCTCATCTATGCATCAACGAGTATCCCGATTTCATGAAAAAGCCTAATAAACGTACCTACAGATCGAGATATGTTATTGGAAAGCTTTTCCGAGAAGTGGAAGCCATTGCACCCCGCACAAGTCCTGTGAAAGCCTTCACTTTGGAATCAGCAAAACTGCGTTATGACCCTGACATGGAAGTAGACGGCTTTGAGGACTTCCTCAATGATGCTTTCAGAAACAAAACTGAGTATGATTACAAGTTGGGGAATTTGATGGATTATTACGGGATCAAAACTGAAGCTGAAATTCTCAGTGGTAATGTTTTGAAAATGTCAAAACATTTTGATAGGAAGAGGGATCTGGATGCAATTAAATATGCTGTACAGTCACTAAGAATGGAAGCCAGGAACTGGTTCAACGAGGGGAGTGATGCAAACAGTACTGACAATGCAAAAGCAAAAGCATCGGCATGGTATCATGTCACATATCATTATACTTATTGGGGCAGCTACAATGAGGGAATGAATAGAGCTCATTTCCTTAGTTTTGCATGGTGCGTCTATGACCAACTTATGCAAATCAAGAGGGATAAATTGAGCGTAAAGGCTTTACATTTGCCATTGCCTGAGCATCAATTCAGAAGGCATAGAGATAGATCCATCAATGAAACCAAGTTTATTTTTCGCCAAAAGAGCCATCGCCATCGAAACGAGATCAGGCATGATAGTTATCGCCAATGA